Proteins encoded by one window of Xylella fastidiosa:
- a CDS encoding ribonuclease domain-containing protein, translated as MLRKFTLSATVLLVLATLWGMHSLHVSNPEFAPGSQNHHGGVQIAPPALRAKDGLPEFLPAEARTLVRLIQQGGPFPYRKDGIIFGNREKRLPARPYGYYREYTVETPGSHDRGARRIVTGGDPPEIWYYSDDHYTSFRSFNVSTR; from the coding sequence ATGCTTAGAAAATTCACGCTATCGGCCACCGTTTTACTAGTGCTCGCCACGTTGTGGGGCATGCACTCATTACATGTTTCTAATCCGGAATTTGCGCCAGGGTCGCAAAACCATCACGGCGGAGTACAGATCGCACCACCGGCATTACGCGCCAAAGATGGGTTACCGGAATTTCTCCCCGCAGAAGCACGTACCTTGGTTAGACTCATTCAACAAGGAGGCCCTTTCCCTTATCGTAAGGATGGCATCATCTTTGGCAACAGAGAAAAACGGCTACCAGCACGTCCATACGGTTATTACCGCGAATACACCGTAGAAACACCAGGTTCTCACGATCGGGGTGCCCGACGGATCGTTACCGGTGGTGATCCCCCAGAGATCTGGTACTACAGTGACGATCACTACACGAGCTTCCGCAGCTTCAACGTATCAACGCGATGA
- a CDS encoding barstar family protein — protein MNSNTLRLDPSDPKSSRVYRVASSDLPHLAAVTHAAGLQVIHVNLHQCRDKATLLLELATQLNFPKSFGHNWDALADALRDLSWLAASDGQALLLDGIATLAQQAADTHAILLDILEEATASWANDSRVFMVFVADTD, from the coding sequence ATGAATAGCAACACCCTCCGATTAGATCCCAGTGACCCCAAAAGCTCCAGGGTCTATCGGGTTGCCTCCAGCGATCTGCCTCACTTGGCCGCAGTGACCCATGCAGCCGGACTTCAAGTTATCCACGTGAACCTGCACCAGTGCCGCGACAAAGCCACGTTGCTCCTGGAGTTAGCAACCCAACTGAATTTTCCCAAGAGCTTTGGGCACAACTGGGACGCACTCGCAGACGCACTGCGGGATCTAAGCTGGCTGGCGGCGTCTGACGGGCAAGCACTGTTACTAGACGGCATCGCCACACTGGCACAACAGGCAGCCGATACACACGCAATCCTCCTAGATATCCTTGAGGAGGCAACCGCATCTTGGGCCAATGATAGCCGGGTGTTTATGGTCTTTGTGGCCGACACCGACTAA
- a CDS encoding protein adenylyltransferase SelO: MWPLRFNNRFIDVLPCDPEVSLRSRQVLEAWSRVAPTPVPMPCLLAYSSEVAAILNFDAEELVTPRFVEVFSGNALYTGMQPYAVNYGGHQFGQWVGQLGDGRVITLGELLGADGVYYELQLKGAGPTPYSRGADGRAVLRSSIREFLCSEAMHHLGIPTTRALSLIATGDTVIRDMLYDGHPAPEPSAIVCRVAPSFIRFGTFELPASRGDIDLLRRLVEFTIIRDYPHLHGAGETLYADWFAEICTRTAELVAHWMRVGFVHGVMNTDNMSILGLTIDYGPYGWIDNNDLDWTPNVTDVQSRRYRFGAQPQVAYWNLGCLARALAPLFSDAASLQAGLERFRATYLAAERRDAAAKLGFAACFDEDLELFDALRTCMHQAEMDMTLTFLGLADWEPNMPDSLSLWAEAFYDPVKRDAQAPMLRDWLQRYAARLSVDPLPVAERHERMRLANPRYVLRNYLTQQAIECAEQGDLTELHALLEVMRRPYDFQLGREAYAMRRPEWARSRIGCSMLSCSS, translated from the coding sequence ATGTGGCCACTGCGTTTTAACAACCGTTTTATTGATGTACTGCCTTGCGATCCAGAGGTCAGCTTACGCTCGCGTCAGGTTTTAGAAGCTTGGTCCAGGGTGGCACCCACCCCGGTGCCCATGCCGTGTTTGCTGGCGTATTCATCTGAAGTGGCAGCGATATTGAATTTCGATGCAGAGGAACTGGTGACTCCACGTTTCGTCGAGGTGTTTAGCGGCAATGCGTTATATACGGGTATGCAGCCGTATGCTGTCAATTATGGTGGACATCAGTTTGGGCAATGGGTAGGGCAGCTCGGTGATGGTCGTGTGATTACGTTAGGCGAATTGCTTGGTGCCGATGGCGTGTACTACGAGTTGCAGCTTAAGGGGGCTGGACCTACGCCGTATTCGCGTGGTGCTGATGGCCGTGCTGTATTGAGATCGTCCATCCGTGAGTTCTTGTGTAGTGAGGCGATGCATCATCTTGGGATACCAACCACGCGCGCGTTGAGTCTGATTGCCACAGGGGATACGGTGATACGCGACATGCTTTATGACGGTCACCCTGCCCCTGAGCCTAGTGCGATTGTGTGCCGCGTAGCGCCCTCTTTTATACGTTTTGGCACATTTGAGTTGCCGGCTTCGCGTGGTGATATCGATCTGCTACGTCGGCTGGTCGAGTTTACGATCATACGGGATTACCCCCATTTGCACGGTGCAGGGGAGACGTTGTACGCGGATTGGTTTGCCGAGATTTGTACACGTACCGCGGAGCTTGTTGCCCACTGGATGCGGGTTGGTTTTGTACATGGGGTGATGAATACCGACAACATGTCGATTCTTGGTTTGACGATCGACTACGGCCCATACGGCTGGATCGATAATAATGATCTGGACTGGACTCCAAATGTGACCGATGTCCAGAGTCGCCGTTATCGTTTTGGTGCTCAGCCGCAAGTGGCGTACTGGAACCTAGGTTGTTTGGCGCGTGCTCTGGCGCCACTGTTTAGTGATGCAGCGTCATTGCAGGCAGGACTAGAACGGTTCCGTGCCACGTACTTAGCGGCCGAGCGCCGTGATGCTGCGGCTAAACTCGGCTTCGCGGCTTGCTTTGATGAAGACCTGGAGTTGTTTGATGCATTGCGTACCTGCATGCACCAAGCGGAGATGGATATGACGCTGACTTTCCTGGGATTGGCTGATTGGGAGCCGAACATGCCGGACAGTCTGTCTCTGTGGGCTGAGGCATTTTACGATCCTGTCAAACGTGATGCGCAGGCACCCATGTTGCGTGATTGGTTGCAGCGCTATGCAGCGCGTCTTTCTGTGGATCCCTTGCCGGTTGCCGAACGGCATGAGCGCATGCGTTTGGCTAATCCACGCTATGTGTTGCGCAATTATTTGACGCAGCAGGCGATCGAATGTGCTGAGCAAGGCGATCTCACTGAGTTACATGCACTGTTGGAGGTCATGCGCCGACCCTATGATTTTCAGCTAGGACGTGAGGCATATGCGATGCGGCGTCCAGAGTGGGCGCGCAGCCGCATTGGTTGTTCGATGCTGTCTTGCAGTTCTTGA
- the csp2 gene encoding cold-shock protein Csp2 — protein sequence MSDTSDDRQIGTVKWFNDNKGFGFITSNNGPDLFVHYRAIQGNGFKSLQEGQKVSFVAVQGQKGMQADQVQVL from the coding sequence ATGTCTGATACGTCTGATGATCGTCAGATAGGTACGGTGAAGTGGTTCAATGATAATAAAGGCTTCGGCTTCATCACCTCGAATAATGGGCCCGACCTGTTTGTCCATTACCGCGCAATTCAAGGTAATGGATTTAAGTCCCTTCAGGAAGGTCAGAAAGTTTCTTTCGTTGCTGTGCAAGGCCAGAAAGGTATGCAGGCTGACCAAGTTCAGGTTCTGTAA
- a CDS encoding GGDEF/EAL domain-containing response regulator, whose product MKKNKERTLRLMIIDDNPENTEAIVTLLRNSGIAVRPSRPQHLEDVTMMLSHPIDLVLVGNSSQISLRALHQQISTSGKDVPLIQLTWQLNEKEWIAATGFGIRSIALGHHPKHLLEVVNNEIEALQIRRSLRRFEAQIRETERRCNALIASSRDPIAYVHEGMHIQANQAYLEMFGFESFEDIEGLPLLDLIAAPHMEGFKHLLKTLSKGEKPPSQYKLDARHVNGNIFPATMEFTTTTYEGEPCIQVVLRGYEEFDQELTREIEKLRQRDPITGLLNRQAFIIALEDAVARAGMNGDQFGLLLVEPNHYTRILQEIGLDSADTLITSLANFFSEMIDSKVAVRTARFCETRFALLLEGDYTHTITLAERIRIDIAQHIFLLGKHSTTVTVSIGGVQIGERIANLCKVLHHAAESVQIATQLGGNTAIIYDPAAADRAEELRIQNLLKQLQQAVTNNDLTIYYQPIMSLQQQSLELYQIYIGLHGDEELISSVTLLEIAKKRELIAQIDRWVVARAIAQIGERQRAGHTTHLLVQIDSASFTDPQLLTMLRTELAAHHVRGEQLWLQTPESKVFTHLYNAQQFLSEISVQGCKMGLEQFGTGLDSFQLLTHFKPAFLKLDRNLTQDINSNHDSLEKIREITSRAQDNGIATFAEFVTDSTSMSALFKVGVDYVQGDFVAPISATMNNEF is encoded by the coding sequence ATGAAAAAAAACAAAGAACGCACGCTAAGACTGATGATCATTGACGATAACCCTGAGAATACCGAAGCGATCGTTACTTTGCTGCGAAATAGCGGCATTGCAGTGCGACCATCCCGGCCACAGCACCTAGAAGACGTGACAATGATGCTCAGTCACCCAATTGACCTAGTACTAGTCGGCAATTCCTCCCAAATATCACTCAGAGCACTACATCAACAAATTTCCACTAGTGGCAAAGACGTCCCCCTGATCCAACTGACTTGGCAACTCAACGAGAAAGAGTGGATTGCTGCAACCGGTTTCGGTATCCGCTCAATCGCCTTAGGTCACCACCCCAAACACCTACTGGAAGTGGTAAACAACGAAATTGAAGCGCTGCAAATACGCCGCAGCCTACGCCGATTCGAAGCGCAAATACGGGAGACCGAACGCCGCTGTAATGCGCTGATCGCATCGTCAAGAGATCCAATCGCCTATGTGCATGAAGGCATGCACATTCAGGCAAACCAAGCTTATCTGGAAATGTTTGGATTCGAATCGTTTGAAGACATTGAGGGGCTACCACTGTTAGATTTGATTGCAGCTCCACACATGGAAGGATTCAAGCATCTGCTCAAAACACTCTCCAAAGGAGAGAAACCACCATCGCAATATAAATTAGATGCGCGTCACGTAAATGGCAACATATTTCCAGCAACAATGGAGTTCACCACCACAACATACGAAGGTGAACCCTGCATCCAGGTAGTGCTCCGTGGCTACGAAGAATTCGACCAAGAATTGACACGTGAAATCGAAAAACTGCGTCAACGTGATCCTATTACCGGGCTTCTAAATCGCCAAGCCTTCATCATCGCATTAGAAGATGCTGTAGCACGCGCCGGTATGAACGGAGATCAATTTGGCTTGCTACTAGTTGAACCTAACCATTACACAAGAATCCTACAAGAAATCGGCTTGGACTCGGCGGACACACTCATCACCTCACTCGCAAATTTCTTTTCTGAAATGATCGATTCAAAAGTAGCAGTGCGAACCGCGCGTTTCTGCGAGACCAGATTCGCACTACTGTTAGAGGGCGATTACACCCATACCATAACATTGGCTGAACGTATCCGCATTGACATCGCACAACATATATTCCTGCTTGGAAAACACTCAACCACAGTCACAGTAAGCATTGGCGGTGTACAAATAGGCGAACGCATCGCCAATTTGTGCAAAGTACTCCATCACGCCGCCGAGTCAGTTCAGATTGCCACTCAGCTTGGTGGCAACACTGCCATAATCTACGATCCAGCGGCAGCGGATCGCGCAGAGGAACTGCGAATCCAGAACTTGCTAAAACAACTGCAGCAAGCAGTGACAAACAACGATTTGACCATTTATTACCAACCGATAATGAGTCTACAGCAACAATCCCTAGAGCTATACCAAATTTACATAGGCCTGCATGGAGATGAAGAACTCATTTCGTCGGTGACACTGCTAGAAATCGCCAAGAAACGCGAGTTGATCGCACAAATTGATCGATGGGTAGTTGCGCGTGCGATCGCACAGATCGGTGAACGCCAGCGGGCCGGCCATACCACGCATTTACTGGTACAGATCGACTCGGCTTCGTTTACCGACCCGCAGTTACTCACCATGCTACGTACAGAATTAGCAGCACATCATGTTCGTGGGGAGCAACTGTGGTTACAAACGCCGGAATCAAAAGTGTTCACCCATTTATATAATGCGCAGCAGTTTCTTAGTGAAATCTCAGTACAAGGCTGCAAAATGGGGCTAGAACAGTTCGGTACAGGGCTGGACTCATTTCAGTTATTGACACATTTCAAGCCAGCATTCCTAAAATTGGATCGTAACCTAACTCAAGACATCAACTCCAACCATGACAGTCTAGAAAAGATTCGTGAGATAACTTCACGTGCGCAAGACAACGGAATTGCAACCTTCGCCGAATTCGTGACCGACTCAACGTCGATGAGCGCATTATTCAAGGTAGGCGTGGACTACGTGCAAGGAGACTTCGTCGCGCCAATCAGCGCAACAATGAACAACGAGTTCTAA
- the htpX gene encoding protease HtpX produces the protein MLTRIVLFAITNIAVLILASIVMSLLGVNPTQMSGLLVMALILGFGGSLISLLMSKAIAKHTTGAYVIEQPRNPSQRWLLDTVRRQAEIVGIGMPEVAIYEGPEINAFATGADRNNALVAVSTGLLQNMSQDEAEAVLGHEIAHVANGDMVTMALLQGVLNTFVIVLARVVGGFIDSLLSGNRGGGRGVAYYGIVLVLELLFGLFATIITMWFSRRREFRADEGGAYLAGRNKMIAALERLGINHGQSTLPTQVQAFGIYGGIGEGLRKLFLSHPPLSERIAALRMARE, from the coding sequence ATGTTGACTCGTATTGTCTTATTTGCCATCACCAATATTGCAGTATTGATTTTAGCTAGCATCGTGATGTCGTTGCTGGGTGTCAATCCGACACAAATGAGTGGGCTGTTGGTTATGGCTTTAATTTTGGGTTTTGGTGGTTCGCTTATCTCGCTATTGATGTCTAAAGCCATCGCTAAGCATACGACTGGTGCCTATGTGATTGAGCAACCCAGGAATCCAAGTCAGCGCTGGTTACTAGACACTGTAAGGCGGCAAGCCGAGATTGTTGGCATCGGCATGCCTGAGGTAGCTATCTATGAGGGACCTGAGATCAATGCTTTTGCAACTGGTGCTGATCGCAACAATGCGCTGGTGGCAGTATCTACCGGTTTGTTGCAGAACATGAGTCAGGATGAGGCCGAGGCAGTGTTGGGGCATGAGATCGCACATGTTGCCAACGGTGACATGGTGACTATGGCGTTGCTGCAGGGTGTGCTTAATACATTTGTGATCGTACTAGCGCGGGTCGTTGGAGGGTTTATTGACAGTCTGCTTTCCGGAAATCGTGGTGGTGGTCGTGGTGTTGCTTACTACGGGATTGTATTGGTATTGGAATTATTGTTTGGTCTTTTTGCGACGATAATTACCATGTGGTTTTCGCGTCGTCGTGAGTTTCGTGCTGATGAGGGCGGTGCATACTTGGCCGGCCGCAATAAAATGATTGCTGCATTAGAGCGGCTTGGGATTAACCATGGCCAAAGTACGTTACCGACGCAGGTGCAAGCTTTTGGTATTTATGGTGGTATCGGTGAAGGGCTGCGTAAGCTTTTCTTGAGTCATCCGCCTTTGAGTGAGCGTATTGCTGCGCTTCGTATGGCTAGAGAGTAA
- the tuf gene encoding elongation factor Tu — MAQDKFKRTKLHVNVGTIGHVDHGKTTLTAALTKVGAERFGGEFKAYDAIDAAPEEKARGITISTAHVEYETEVRHYAHVDCPGHADYVKNMITGAAQMDGAILVCSAADGPMPQTREHILLARQVGVPYIVVFLNKADMVDDAELLELVEMEVRELLSKYDFPGDDTPIVRGSALKALEGDQSEIGVPAIIRLAEALDTHIPNPERAIDRPFLMPVEDVFSISGRGTVVTGRIECGVIKVGDEVEIVGIRPTSKTIVTGVEMFRKLLDQGQAGDNAGLLLRGTKRDEVERGQVLAKPGCIKAHKEFEAEVYVLSKEEGGRHTPFFNGYTPQFYMRTTDITGKVCLPEGVEMVMPGDNVKVTVSLINPVAMGEGQRFAIREGGRTVGAGVVSKVIG, encoded by the coding sequence ATGGCTCAGGATAAGTTCAAACGCACTAAGTTGCACGTAAATGTTGGTACGATTGGTCACGTTGACCATGGCAAGACTACACTGACTGCGGCGCTGACCAAGGTGGGTGCTGAGCGTTTTGGTGGCGAGTTTAAGGCATACGATGCGATTGACGCGGCACCTGAAGAGAAGGCGCGCGGGATTACTATTTCTACGGCGCACGTCGAGTATGAAACTGAAGTCCGCCACTATGCCCATGTGGACTGTCCTGGTCATGCTGATTATGTGAAAAACATGATTACAGGTGCGGCGCAGATGGATGGTGCGATTTTAGTATGTTCTGCTGCTGATGGTCCGATGCCTCAGACTCGTGAACACATTTTGTTGGCTCGCCAGGTGGGTGTGCCTTACATTGTTGTGTTCTTGAATAAGGCTGACATGGTGGATGATGCTGAGTTGCTTGAGCTTGTGGAGATGGAAGTTCGTGAGTTGTTGAGCAAGTATGATTTTCCTGGTGATGACACTCCTATTGTGAGAGGTTCCGCGTTGAAGGCGCTGGAGGGTGATCAGTCTGAGATTGGTGTACCGGCGATTATTCGACTGGCGGAAGCATTAGATACCCACATTCCGAATCCGGAGCGTGCGATTGATCGTCCGTTTTTGATGCCTGTGGAAGATGTGTTTTCGATTTCTGGTCGTGGCACTGTGGTGACAGGTCGTATTGAATGTGGTGTGATTAAGGTTGGCGATGAGGTGGAAATAGTTGGCATTCGTCCGACGTCGAAGACGATTGTTACGGGTGTTGAGATGTTCCGTAAGTTATTGGATCAAGGTCAGGCTGGTGACAACGCGGGTCTATTGTTGCGCGGTACGAAGCGTGATGAAGTGGAGCGTGGTCAGGTGTTGGCGAAGCCTGGTTGTATAAAGGCGCATAAAGAATTTGAGGCTGAGGTGTATGTGCTTTCGAAAGAGGAGGGTGGTCGTCATACTCCGTTTTTCAATGGATACACTCCGCAGTTTTATATGCGTACAACAGACATTACCGGTAAGGTCTGTTTACCTGAGGGTGTAGAGATGGTGATGCCTGGTGATAATGTGAAGGTGACGGTATCTCTGATTAATCCTGTGGCGATGGGTGAGGGTCAGCGCTTTGCGATCCGTGAAGGTGGGCGGACAGTGGGTGCTGGCGTTGTTTCGAAGGTTATTGGTTAA
- the fusA gene encoding elongation factor G, whose translation MVRATPIHRYRNIGIMAHIDAGKTTTSERILFYAGVCHQMGEVHDGAAVMDWMEQEQERGITITSAATTVFWSGMDKSMPQHRFNIIDTPGHVDFTIEVERSLRVLDGAVFVLCAVGGVQPQSETVWRQANKYFVPRMAFVNKMDRTGANFDKVVEQLKARLGAYPVPMQVPIGAEDGFEGVIDLLKMKAIHWDAASQGTVFEYRDIPIELVDKASKARAFMVEAAAEATEELMDKYLNEGELKEQEILEGLRERTLKVEIIPVFCGSAFKNKGVQAMLDGVIHLLPSPADRPPVQGLDEKGNECRCKASDSEPFSALAFKIMTDPFVGSLTFFRVYSGVLNSGDQVYNSVKLKKERVGRILQMHSNQRDEIKEVRAGDIAAAVGLKDVTTGDTLCDQNHIITLERMIFPEPVISMAVEPKTKSDQEKMGMALGRLAQEDPSFRVKTDEESGQTIISGMGELHLDIIVDRMRREFNVEANVGKPQVAYRETIRKSDVKSDYKHVKQSGGKGQYGHVVIEISPMSDVDKQHPDVKGDFLFINEITGGVIPKEFISPIEKGLRETITSGPLAGFPVVGVKVKLVFGSYHDVDSSEMAFKLAASMAFKQGFAKANPVLLEPIMKVEIVSPEDYLGDIMGDVSRRRGVLQGQDDSLSGKVINAMIPLGEMFGYATSLRSMTQGRATFAMEFDHYEEAPTNIADTVIKKT comes from the coding sequence GTGGTTCGTGCCACTCCTATTCATCGTTATCGTAACATTGGCATCATGGCTCATATTGATGCTGGTAAGACCACTACCTCCGAGCGCATCCTTTTCTATGCTGGTGTATGTCACCAAATGGGTGAAGTTCATGATGGTGCTGCGGTGATGGATTGGATGGAGCAGGAACAGGAGCGTGGCATCACTATCACTTCCGCTGCGACCACTGTGTTTTGGTCCGGTATGGATAAATCTATGCCGCAGCACCGTTTTAATATCATTGATACTCCAGGGCATGTTGACTTCACCATAGAAGTGGAGCGTTCCCTGCGTGTGCTTGATGGCGCGGTATTCGTACTATGTGCGGTCGGCGGTGTGCAGCCTCAGTCCGAGACAGTGTGGCGTCAGGCTAATAAGTATTTTGTGCCACGCATGGCTTTCGTCAATAAGATGGATCGTACCGGTGCTAACTTTGATAAAGTTGTCGAGCAATTGAAGGCGCGTCTAGGTGCTTATCCTGTGCCTATGCAAGTGCCGATTGGTGCAGAAGATGGTTTTGAGGGGGTGATTGACCTTCTGAAAATGAAAGCTATCCATTGGGATGCTGCGTCGCAGGGTACTGTCTTTGAATACCGTGATATCCCCATTGAATTAGTTGATAAAGCTTCAAAGGCGCGTGCCTTTATGGTCGAGGCTGCCGCAGAGGCGACTGAAGAATTAATGGATAAGTACCTGAATGAAGGTGAGTTGAAAGAACAGGAAATATTAGAAGGGCTCCGTGAGCGAACATTGAAGGTTGAAATTATACCTGTGTTTTGTGGTTCAGCATTCAAGAATAAGGGTGTGCAAGCGATGCTTGATGGCGTCATACACCTATTGCCTTCGCCAGCTGACCGCCCTCCAGTGCAGGGTTTGGATGAAAAAGGTAACGAATGCCGCTGCAAGGCTTCGGATAGCGAGCCTTTTTCGGCTTTAGCCTTCAAGATTATGACTGATCCATTTGTTGGTTCGCTGACATTCTTTCGTGTTTACTCTGGTGTACTGAATTCTGGTGACCAAGTGTATAACTCCGTCAAATTGAAAAAGGAACGTGTGGGACGGATTTTACAAATGCACTCCAACCAACGGGACGAAATAAAAGAAGTTCGTGCTGGTGACATAGCTGCTGCGGTAGGTCTGAAGGATGTCACAACTGGCGATACTCTATGTGACCAAAACCATATCATCACTCTAGAGCGGATGATTTTCCCTGAACCGGTGATTTCAATGGCGGTTGAGCCTAAGACTAAATCCGATCAGGAAAAAATGGGAATGGCTCTGGGACGTCTTGCGCAGGAAGATCCTTCTTTCCGTGTCAAGACTGACGAGGAATCAGGTCAAACCATTATTTCGGGTATGGGTGAACTGCATCTAGACATTATTGTTGACCGTATGCGTCGTGAATTTAATGTCGAGGCCAACGTTGGTAAGCCACAAGTAGCTTATCGTGAAACGATCCGTAAGAGTGATGTGAAGTCGGATTATAAACACGTAAAACAGTCGGGTGGTAAGGGTCAGTATGGTCATGTTGTGATTGAGATTTCGCCAATGAGCGATGTCGATAAACAGCATCCAGATGTGAAGGGTGATTTTTTGTTTATTAACGAAATTACCGGCGGTGTTATACCTAAAGAATTTATCTCACCGATTGAGAAGGGATTGCGTGAAACTATTACCAGTGGTCCGTTGGCTGGTTTCCCTGTCGTCGGTGTGAAAGTTAAGCTGGTTTTCGGTTCATACCATGATGTTGACTCCTCAGAAATGGCGTTTAAGCTTGCTGCCTCAATGGCGTTCAAACAGGGTTTCGCTAAAGCTAATCCTGTGTTACTTGAGCCAATCATGAAGGTTGAAATTGTCAGTCCTGAGGATTATTTGGGGGATATCATGGGTGATGTAAGTCGTCGCCGTGGTGTTTTGCAAGGCCAGGATGATAGTCTTTCGGGCAAGGTTATCAATGCGATGATTCCATTGGGCGAGATGTTTGGATATGCCACCTCGCTGCGTTCGATGACGCAAGGACGGGCTACTTTTGCGATGGAATTTGACCATTACGAAGAGGCACCTACCAACATTGCCGATACTGTCATCAAGAAAACTTAA
- the rpsG gene encoding 30S ribosomal protein S7: MSRKGSTPQRNVLPDPKYGSETIARFINMVMKSGKKSVAEKIVYGAMNVIGEKNSNAIELLQKALDNVSPAVEVKSRRVGGATYQVPVEVRASRRMALAMRWLIDSSRKRGENSMPRKLAAELLDASESRGGAIKKRDETHRMAEANKAFAHYRW; encoded by the coding sequence ATGTCTCGTAAAGGTTCTACTCCGCAGCGTAATGTTCTGCCAGATCCAAAATATGGTAGTGAAACTATTGCGCGTTTCATCAATATGGTGATGAAAAGTGGTAAGAAGTCTGTTGCCGAAAAAATCGTCTATGGCGCGATGAATGTTATTGGTGAGAAAAATTCAAATGCTATCGAATTGCTTCAGAAGGCCCTTGACAATGTCTCTCCTGCTGTTGAGGTTAAGTCGCGTCGTGTAGGTGGTGCAACTTACCAAGTGCCAGTAGAGGTACGCGCTTCTCGTCGCATGGCGCTGGCGATGCGTTGGTTGATAGATTCTTCACGTAAACGTGGCGAAAACTCTATGCCACGTAAATTGGCGGCAGAATTGCTTGACGCATCTGAGAGTCGTGGCGGTGCCATCAAAAAACGTGATGAGACTCACCGTATGGCTGAAGCAAATAAAGCCTTTGCCCACTACCGCTGGTGA
- the rpsL gene encoding 30S ribosomal protein S12 — MATINQLVRKPRQASTYKSASPALDKCPQRRGVCTRVYTSTPKKPNSALRKVAKVRLTNQEEVISYIGGEGHNLQEHSVVLIRGGRVKDLPGVRYHTVRGSLDAAGVAKRRQGRSKYGAKRPKS, encoded by the coding sequence ATGGCAACTATTAATCAATTAGTTCGCAAGCCGCGGCAAGCGAGTACTTACAAGAGCGCCTCCCCGGCACTTGATAAGTGTCCTCAGCGCCGTGGAGTGTGTACTCGTGTATACACTAGCACCCCTAAAAAACCTAACTCTGCATTGCGTAAGGTTGCTAAAGTGCGTCTAACCAATCAAGAAGAGGTCATTAGCTACATAGGTGGTGAAGGTCACAATTTGCAAGAGCATTCTGTCGTTTTGATTCGTGGTGGTCGTGTCAAGGATTTGCCCGGTGTGCGATATCATACGGTGCGTGGTTCGCTTGACGCTGCTGGTGTCGCCAAGCGGCGTCAGGGCCGTTCGAAGTATGGCGCAAAGCGCCCGAAGAGTTAA